In Synechococcus sp. PCC 6312, one genomic interval encodes:
- the sir gene encoding sulfite reductase, ferredoxin dependent — translation MAPSPLTDLKPYKPSKVETLKERSNHLREPVASELLQDTTHFSEDAIQILKFHGSYQQDNRDNRVKGQEKDYSFMLRTRSPAGYIPPQLYLTLDRLADEYGNSTIRATTRQGFQLHGILKRNLKATIAAIVKSMGSTLGACGDLNRNVMAPPAPFTNRPEYQLAYDYAHRIADLLTPQTGAYYEIWLDGEKVISAEEAPEVKAARQRNGNGTLMHDDEEPIYGTQYMPRKFKVAVTVPGDNSIDLFSQDLTLVVITDARGKLKGFNIYAGGGLGRTHNKEETFARAADPIGYVDGADVYDVVKAIVATQRDYGDRQTRRHARLKYLIHDWGVAKFKAKVEEYFAKPLQPLYELPPFQYEDFLGWQEQGDGRYFYGLSIANGRIWDRQGFRLKTALQKIVTHYDLPMRVTPHQNVILSDIEPQDRVAIQALLDDHGISRLETIDPLERYAMACPALPTCGLAITESERAIPTVLERIRVVMDRVGLKQEHFVIRMTGCPNGCARPYLAELGFVGITPETYQLWLAGCPNQTRLAQTFIEKLPIAELEVTIEPLLVFYKKSRLTKPGLESFGDFCHRVGFEALREFMATYQPLSHKGRRYRVDVRDDQYQQLKDLASQDNKSIAAVTREAIAAYLSHHA, via the coding sequence AATCCTTAAGTTTCATGGCTCCTATCAGCAGGACAATCGCGACAACCGGGTGAAGGGTCAGGAAAAAGACTATTCGTTTATGCTGCGAACACGGAGTCCAGCGGGCTATATTCCCCCCCAGTTATATTTAACCTTGGATCGGCTGGCGGATGAATACGGCAACAGCACCATTCGGGCCACCACCCGCCAAGGCTTTCAACTCCACGGCATTCTCAAACGTAACTTAAAAGCCACCATTGCCGCCATTGTCAAAAGCATGGGTTCAACCTTAGGGGCCTGCGGTGATTTGAATCGGAATGTGATGGCCCCGCCCGCCCCTTTTACGAATCGTCCCGAGTACCAACTCGCTTACGACTATGCCCATCGAATTGCTGATTTACTCACCCCGCAAACGGGAGCCTATTACGAAATTTGGTTGGATGGGGAAAAGGTAATCTCCGCTGAAGAAGCCCCAGAAGTGAAAGCAGCCCGGCAGAGAAATGGCAACGGCACTCTGATGCATGATGATGAAGAGCCGATCTATGGCACTCAGTATATGCCCCGGAAGTTTAAGGTGGCTGTGACCGTGCCGGGGGATAACTCGATTGATCTGTTTTCCCAAGACTTGACGCTGGTGGTGATCACCGATGCTCGGGGGAAGCTCAAGGGCTTTAATATTTACGCCGGTGGGGGGCTGGGGCGCACCCATAACAAGGAAGAAACCTTTGCTCGCGCCGCTGATCCCATTGGCTATGTGGACGGAGCCGATGTGTATGATGTGGTCAAAGCAATTGTGGCCACCCAACGGGACTATGGGGATCGGCAAACTCGGCGACATGCACGGCTGAAATATTTGATCCACGACTGGGGTGTGGCTAAGTTCAAAGCCAAGGTGGAGGAGTATTTTGCTAAACCGCTACAACCACTTTATGAGCTACCGCCGTTTCAGTATGAGGACTTTTTAGGCTGGCAGGAGCAGGGAGATGGGCGGTATTTCTATGGGCTGTCCATTGCTAATGGCCGGATTTGGGATCGTCAAGGGTTTCGCTTAAAAACGGCGTTGCAGAAAATCGTGACACACTACGACTTACCGATGCGGGTGACTCCTCACCAAAATGTGATTCTCTCTGACATTGAGCCGCAAGATCGAGTAGCGATCCAGGCCCTTCTAGATGATCATGGGATTTCCCGCTTAGAAACCATTGATCCTCTCGAACGCTATGCCATGGCCTGTCCGGCTCTACCCACCTGTGGCTTGGCCATTACAGAATCGGAACGGGCTATTCCCACTGTTTTGGAGCGGATTCGGGTCGTCATGGATCGAGTGGGTCTAAAGCAAGAACATTTTGTGATTCGGATGACGGGTTGCCCCAATGGCTGTGCCCGACCCTACTTAGCGGAATTGGGATTTGTGGGCATTACCCCAGAAACCTATCAACTCTGGTTGGCAGGCTGCCCCAATCAAACCCGTTTAGCCCAAACCTTCATTGAGAAATTACCCATTGCGGAACTGGAAGTCACCATAGAACCATTGTTGGTCTTCTATAAAAAATCCCGGTTAACTAAGCCCGGCCTGGAGAGTTTTGGAGATTTTTGCCATCGAGTGGGATTTGAGGCATTACGGGAGTTTATGGCGACCTATCAACCCCTCTCCCACAAAGGGCGGCGGTATCGGGTGGATGTGCGAGATGACCAGTATCAACAATTGAAGGATTTAGCCAGTCAAGACAATAAATCTATTGCTGCCGTTACCCGGGAGGCCATTGCTGCCTACTTGAGTCATCATGCCTAG
- a CDS encoding YqiA/YcfP family alpha/beta fold hydrolase: protein MARPTYIYLHGFASGPRSVKAVFFREKLETLGVPLLIPDLNQPDFSQLTLTRNIIAVSRLLPPFPQPAVLIGSSFGGLTAAWVAQHNSQIEQLVLLAPAFEFSQAWLPRLGEQLSQWQTQGYLEVEHYADGQRRPLNYHFVEDLQAYDESQLTRPVPTLIFHGEGDEVIPVSASQRYGQSRAWVELQVLRGDHSLTENCEDIWQTLLTKNIVTATQP, encoded by the coding sequence ATGGCAAGACCAACCTATATTTATTTACACGGCTTTGCCTCTGGGCCGAGGTCTGTCAAGGCGGTGTTTTTCCGGGAAAAGCTTGAGACTCTGGGGGTTCCTCTGCTCATTCCTGACTTAAACCAGCCGGATTTTAGCCAACTGACTTTAACTCGCAATATTATCGCAGTCTCAAGGCTCTTACCTCCCTTCCCTCAACCCGCAGTGTTAATCGGCTCAAGTTTTGGCGGACTCACAGCGGCCTGGGTAGCACAGCACAATTCACAGATAGAACAGTTGGTTTTACTCGCACCGGCCTTTGAATTCAGCCAGGCCTGGCTCCCCCGTTTAGGCGAGCAATTATCCCAATGGCAAACCCAAGGCTATCTGGAGGTGGAGCATTACGCTGATGGCCAACGCCGGCCCCTGAACTATCACTTTGTTGAGGATCTCCAGGCCTATGATGAATCTCAGTTAACCCGCCCTGTCCCAACCCTCATTTTTCACGGAGAGGGGGATGAGGTGATTCCAGTTTCAGCAAGTCAACGCTATGGACAAAGTCGGGCCTGGGTTGAGTTACAGGTACTTAGGGGAGACCATAGCTTAACCGAGAACTGTGAGGATATTTGGCAAACCTTACTGACTAAAAATATTGTGACGGCAACACAGCCCTAA
- the def gene encoding peptide deformylase: MASLTTSPVQVEKTKLKNPPFELHFLGDKVLRQGSKRITQVNEDTRQLARKMLQTMYSSSGIGLAAPQVGINKQLIVVDINPDEAANPPLILINPVIKGVSEEVEVAEEGCLSIPGVYLDVKRPVMIEVAYKDELGRPQVLYATELLARAILHEIDHLTGVMFVDRVENAIKLQQELKEHGFSRQAVRPLKA, encoded by the coding sequence ATGGCCAGCCTAACCACTTCCCCCGTCCAAGTTGAAAAGACCAAACTTAAAAATCCTCCCTTTGAACTCCACTTCTTAGGAGACAAGGTACTAAGGCAAGGCTCAAAGCGGATTACCCAGGTTAATGAAGACACGCGCCAATTGGCCCGGAAAATGCTCCAAACCATGTATAGCTCCTCTGGCATTGGCCTGGCAGCCCCCCAGGTTGGGATTAATAAACAGTTGATTGTTGTGGACATTAATCCCGATGAAGCCGCCAATCCACCCTTAATTTTGATTAATCCCGTCATTAAAGGGGTTAGCGAAGAGGTAGAAGTAGCCGAGGAAGGGTGCTTGAGTATTCCGGGAGTTTATTTAGATGTTAAACGCCCAGTTATGATCGAAGTCGCTTACAAAGATGAACTGGGTCGGCCCCAAGTGCTTTATGCGACCGAGCTCTTGGCACGGGCAATTCTCCATGAAATTGATCACTTAACCGGGGTGATGTTTGTGGATCGGGTTGAAAATGCCATTAAGCTCCAGCAGGAACTCAAAGAACATGGATTTTCTCGCCAGGCCGTGCGTCCGCTCAAAGCCTAG
- a CDS encoding glycosyltransferase, which yields MVSLDSVSPPLMPGSRPLSAGVFVCLEWQPQAGGHVKCWERYAQAAANFPDLVDVTVYFLGQTEEVVTIAPNVRYHLLPPQFSTGQLKFLQQGAGDTDLWPSHTRLREFLPQHDVFQTTDTFSFAQAVRRYCQKTDRPLLTCLNTDLPLFTQVYSRDIIDRLLGAAGLRGYLGRLLLEQWQLDQRLGEDARKKLKRFCQACDRILVSRQADYDWLTSFLPPERVSWFRLGLDRELFHPSRRNSAQFRQRFQIPPDVPVLLFVGRVDASKKVMVMAEAARLLLDQGCDLHVFVAGAGGQMAEVKALLRDNVTLPGVLPQETLALVYASSDIFVFPSESETGPNVVVEARAAGLPVVISGFDNGARFIQQPGEDGLIVDSRDPQAWAAAILPLLTHPERRQHIGDKAHQITAATYLTWAETFEQDVLGAWSQVYSPKGRRIQI from the coding sequence ATGGTGAGTCTTGACTCGGTTTCTCCGCCCCTGATGCCCGGCTCCCGGCCCCTCTCTGCTGGTGTTTTTGTCTGCTTGGAGTGGCAACCCCAGGCCGGTGGGCATGTCAAATGTTGGGAACGCTATGCCCAGGCCGCGGCTAATTTTCCTGACCTAGTGGATGTGACGGTCTATTTCCTGGGCCAAACAGAAGAAGTCGTCACAATTGCCCCAAATGTCCGCTATCACCTCTTGCCCCCCCAATTCAGCACCGGCCAACTCAAATTTCTGCAACAGGGAGCCGGGGACACGGATCTATGGCCCAGCCACACCCGCCTAAGGGAATTTTTACCGCAGCATGATGTTTTTCAAACTACGGATACCTTTAGCTTTGCCCAGGCCGTCCGCCGCTATTGCCAAAAAACAGATCGCCCCCTACTCACCTGTTTGAATACCGATTTACCCCTGTTTACCCAAGTCTATTCCCGAGATATTATTGATCGTCTCTTGGGGGCTGCGGGGTTACGGGGGTATCTGGGCAGGTTACTGTTGGAGCAGTGGCAGTTGGATCAACGCTTGGGAGAAGATGCCCGTAAAAAGTTAAAACGCTTTTGCCAGGCCTGTGACCGAATCTTGGTTTCGCGCCAAGCGGATTATGATTGGTTGACTAGTTTCTTACCCCCAGAGCGGGTGAGTTGGTTTCGCCTGGGCCTGGATCGAGAACTGTTTCATCCCAGTCGGCGCAATTCAGCCCAATTTCGGCAGCGGTTTCAGATTCCCCCGGATGTCCCAGTGTTGCTCTTTGTCGGCCGGGTAGATGCCAGTAAAAAGGTCATGGTGATGGCTGAGGCGGCGCGGCTACTGCTAGATCAGGGTTGTGATTTGCATGTTTTTGTGGCTGGGGCTGGGGGGCAAATGGCTGAGGTGAAGGCATTACTGCGAGACAACGTAACCTTGCCGGGAGTCTTACCCCAAGAAACCCTGGCCCTGGTCTATGCCAGCAGTGATATTTTTGTCTTTCCCTCGGAGTCGGAAACGGGGCCGAATGTGGTTGTGGAGGCGCGGGCGGCGGGATTGCCAGTGGTGATTTCGGGATTTGACAATGGGGCCCGGTTTATTCAACAGCCCGGTGAAGATGGCCTGATCGTGGATAGTCGGGATCCCCAGGCCTGGGCCGCAGCTATTTTACCCCTCTTGACTCATCCAGAACGCCGACAGCACATTGGGGACAAAGCCCATCAAATTACAGCCGCCACCTATTTAACTTGGGCTGAGACCTTTGAACAGGATGTCCTCGGGGCCTGGTCTCAGGTTTACAGTCCAAAAGGGAGGAGGATCCAGATTTAA
- a CDS encoding DUF2887 domain-containing protein has protein sequence MKTDKLFYAIFLFRTRLLSELIPGLDPTCEYEYTAPVVKATEYRLDGVFTPLEPTLEQPVVFVEAQMQSDPGFYGRFFAEIYRYLHQYQVERTWRGLLILQSRQQRLGNARPYLEPLDQQVKSIYLEDLAAADSLSPTLRLLQLLVLDASVTVPAAQSLLESVASESDFNQWLDVVEAIVISKFPDAGLEGVRAMLSIQTENLSHTQFYKDVLKIGEEQGEQRGEAKIVLRLLQYRFGQIDASLETQVRTLTTEKLEALSEALLGFQDVSEFQAWLGYN, from the coding sequence ATGAAAACGGATAAATTATTCTACGCTATCTTTCTATTTCGGACACGGCTGCTAAGTGAACTGATTCCTGGCCTGGATCCGACCTGTGAGTATGAATATACCGCCCCAGTTGTAAAAGCAACCGAATATCGCCTTGATGGAGTCTTTACGCCGCTTGAGCCAACCTTGGAGCAGCCAGTGGTATTTGTTGAAGCTCAGATGCAGTCAGACCCAGGCTTTTATGGACGTTTCTTTGCTGAGATTTATCGTTATTTGCATCAGTACCAAGTTGAACGAACGTGGCGAGGCTTATTAATATTACAGTCAAGACAACAACGCTTAGGGAATGCTCGGCCCTACCTGGAGCCATTAGACCAGCAAGTTAAATCCATTTACCTAGAGGATTTAGCGGCCGCTGACTCATTAAGTCCTACCTTGCGCTTGCTCCAGTTGTTGGTTTTAGATGCCTCGGTGACAGTCCCCGCCGCCCAAAGCCTGTTGGAATCGGTCGCCAGTGAATCAGACTTTAACCAATGGCTGGATGTAGTGGAGGCTATAGTGATAAGTAAATTTCCAGACGCTGGCCTGGAAGGGGTGCGTGCCATGTTAAGTATCCAAACCGAAAATTTAAGTCATACCCAGTTCTACAAGGATGTTCTCAAAATTGGGGAAGAGCAAGGAGAACAGCGGGGGGAGGCCAAAATTGTTTTGCGGCTTTTACAGTATCGTTTTGGACAGATTGATGCTTCCCTTGAGACTCAGGTCAGGACATTAACAACTGAAAAATTAGAAGCATTGAGTGAGGCTCTCCTCGGGTTTCAAGATGTGTCGGAGTTCCAGGCCTGGTTAGGATACAATTAG
- the efp gene encoding elongation factor P, protein MISSNDFRPGVSIELDGSVWRVVEFLHVKPGKGSAFVRTKLKNVQSGNVVERTFRAGETVPQANIEKSTMQHTYKDGDDFVFMDMESYEEASLSAAQIGDRVKYLKEGMEVNVVRWGAQVLEVELPNSVVLEVVQTDPGVKGDTATGGTKPAIVETGAQVMVPLFISIGERIKIDTRSDAYLGRE, encoded by the coding sequence ATGATTTCCAGTAACGATTTTCGCCCCGGTGTCAGCATTGAATTAGATGGTTCGGTATGGCGTGTGGTTGAGTTTTTACACGTTAAACCGGGTAAGGGTTCTGCCTTTGTCCGCACCAAGCTCAAAAATGTCCAATCTGGGAATGTAGTTGAGCGAACGTTCCGGGCTGGTGAAACGGTTCCCCAGGCCAACATTGAAAAAAGCACCATGCAACACACCTATAAAGATGGGGATGACTTTGTCTTTATGGATATGGAAAGCTATGAAGAAGCCAGCCTCAGTGCCGCTCAGATTGGGGATCGGGTCAAGTACTTGAAAGAGGGCATGGAGGTGAATGTAGTCCGGTGGGGGGCTCAAGTTCTAGAAGTAGAATTACCCAATTCTGTCGTCTTAGAAGTGGTGCAAACGGATCCAGGCGTAAAGGGAGACACCGCCACCGGGGGGACAAAACCGGCCATTGTTGAAACCGGAGCCCAAGTGATGGTGCCGTTATTCATCTCCATTGGCGAGCGGATTAAGATTGATACCCGCAGTGATGCCTACTTAGGCCGGGAGTAA
- the accB gene encoding acetyl-CoA carboxylase biotin carboxyl carrier protein codes for MELDLNQLRELVTILNQTDITELSLKSGDLELTLKKGTMVVAQPILTSASAPVTSQTSVPAPEVVSASEPTPPPQTPKKGAEINSPMVGTFYRAPSPDDPPFIDVGDSVKKGQVVCIIEAMKLMNEIEAESNGIVTEILVQNGEPVEFGQALIRINPS; via the coding sequence GTGGAGCTAGACCTAAACCAACTCCGGGAATTAGTCACCATTCTCAACCAAACGGACATTACCGAGTTGAGCCTGAAAAGTGGTGATTTAGAACTGACTCTTAAGAAAGGCACGATGGTTGTGGCTCAGCCAATCCTGACCAGTGCATCAGCTCCTGTAACGTCTCAAACCTCTGTCCCCGCTCCCGAGGTGGTATCGGCTTCTGAACCCACTCCTCCACCCCAGACCCCGAAAAAAGGAGCCGAGATTAATTCCCCCATGGTTGGAACCTTTTATCGGGCCCCGTCCCCGGATGATCCGCCTTTTATTGATGTGGGAGATAGCGTCAAAAAAGGACAAGTCGTCTGCATTATTGAGGCGATGAAACTCATGAACGAAATTGAAGCCGAGAGTAACGGGATTGTCACCGAAATTTTGGTGCAAAATGGCGAACCTGTGGAATTTGGCCAGGCCTTGATCCGCATTAATCCAAGTTAA
- the rppA gene encoding two-component system response regulator RppA, with the protein MRVLLVEDEPDLGAAIQTILRQNNYIVDWVQDANQAWNLLNHPWTEYTLAIFDWLLPGLSGIELCQRLRQQNNPLPILILTAKDKISDRVMGLDAGADDYLVKPFAMSEFLARLRALQRRVPQFQSQALTVGELTLDYATASLIHNPNSEINMTIPLTAKEFQLLEYFMKHPQQILSSEQIKNQLWAMASESTSNVVAAQVRLLRKKLTAFGYDHLIETVYGLGYRLKGSCQSGQQKWF; encoded by the coding sequence ATGCGTGTGTTGTTGGTTGAAGATGAGCCAGATTTGGGGGCGGCAATTCAAACAATCCTGAGGCAAAATAACTACATTGTTGATTGGGTGCAAGATGCGAACCAGGCCTGGAATCTTCTTAATCATCCTTGGACAGAATATACCTTGGCGATTTTTGATTGGTTATTACCAGGACTCAGTGGCATCGAACTCTGTCAGCGCCTACGGCAGCAAAACAATCCATTACCCATCCTGATCCTGACGGCGAAAGATAAAATTAGTGACCGGGTTATGGGACTGGACGCTGGGGCGGATGATTACTTAGTCAAACCCTTCGCAATGTCGGAATTCTTGGCGCGTCTGCGAGCTTTACAACGGCGCGTACCCCAATTTCAATCCCAGGCCTTGACCGTGGGCGAACTGACCCTTGACTATGCTACGGCTAGCTTAATTCATAATCCGAATTCCGAGATCAACATGACCATTCCCTTAACGGCTAAAGAGTTTCAATTGTTAGAATATTTTATGAAACATCCACAACAAATCCTCAGTAGCGAACAAATTAAAAACCAACTTTGGGCCATGGCCTCGGAGTCCACCAGTAATGTTGTGGCGGCTCAGGTTCGCCTACTGCGCAAAAAACTAACAGCCTTTGGCTATGACCATTTAATTGAGACAGTCTATGGGCTGGGATATCGGCTGAAGGGAAGTTGTCAATCAGGTCAGCAAAAGTGGTTTTAG
- a CDS encoding DUF4330 domain-containing protein, whose protein sequence is MALIDSQGRLFGKLSVLDVGAGLVLLLVVIGLLIVPGKSGTSIAQVAASKPIEVDVLVIGLGTRDAKVIVRPGEKANFIIRNQPYGQVDIKAVDYLPRTVTVSQPDGSVKALPDPRPEMAFSSNVLLTLIGKGQVTANGPVLGNSNVKVGTPVELDNPNYNARGTVVDVRVGS, encoded by the coding sequence ATGGCATTGATTGATTCCCAAGGGCGATTATTTGGCAAGTTGAGTGTCTTGGATGTTGGGGCTGGCCTGGTCTTGCTGTTGGTAGTGATTGGCTTGCTGATTGTGCCAGGTAAATCCGGGACTTCCATTGCCCAAGTTGCCGCGAGTAAACCCATTGAAGTGGATGTGTTGGTGATTGGCCTGGGGACTCGGGATGCAAAAGTCATTGTCCGGCCTGGGGAAAAAGCAAACTTTATTATCCGCAACCAACCCTATGGGCAAGTGGATATCAAAGCCGTTGATTATTTACCCCGCACTGTTACCGTTTCTCAACCCGATGGCTCCGTCAAGGCCTTACCAGATCCCCGCCCAGAAATGGCCTTTAGTAGCAATGTGTTGTTAACCCTGATCGGGAAAGGGCAAGTTACGGCCAATGGCCCGGTTTTAGGGAATAGTAATGTCAAGGTGGGGACTCCTGTAGAGCTAGACAACCCCAACTACAATGCCCGTGGGACAGTGGTGGATGTGCGGGTGGGTTCTTAG
- a CDS encoding M48 family metallopeptidase has product MPITPRQNRWFKRVAAVSLALSVLLHPLTAQAQSVLDRILFQGIQLLQVSNISPQQEVAIGRQINQQMLSQGMRVNNNPQLQSYINQIGQRLVAVSARKNIPYTFQVVNDRAVNAFATMGGFVYVTTGLIATADNEAELAGVIGHEMGHIEQRHVIRQMQQTLLARGLLTAAGLDRDQGVQMAAELAFRRPRSRQDELEADRVGLILLARSNYATIGLPSFLTKLARNPAPPAILSTHPAARDRAIIAEQLIQSGINNNCPNTPQELACGLDSSIYQQDIRSRFN; this is encoded by the coding sequence GTGCCTATCACGCCTCGCCAAAATCGCTGGTTCAAGCGCGTTGCTGCGGTTAGTTTAGCCCTGAGTGTATTGCTCCATCCGCTAACGGCCCAGGCCCAGAGTGTATTGGATCGGATTTTATTTCAAGGCATTCAATTGCTCCAGGTGTCTAATATTTCGCCACAGCAGGAAGTGGCCATTGGTCGTCAAATCAATCAACAAATGCTCAGTCAAGGGATGCGAGTTAATAATAATCCCCAACTCCAGAGCTACATCAATCAAATTGGGCAACGCTTGGTGGCAGTATCTGCACGCAAAAATATTCCCTATACTTTCCAGGTGGTTAATGATCGGGCCGTGAATGCCTTTGCCACAATGGGTGGTTTTGTCTATGTTACGACTGGGTTAATTGCCACGGCGGACAATGAAGCAGAACTGGCGGGAGTGATTGGGCATGAAATGGGGCATATTGAGCAACGTCATGTCATTCGCCAAATGCAGCAAACCCTCTTGGCGCGGGGTCTGTTAACGGCTGCCGGACTAGATCGGGATCAAGGGGTTCAGATGGCCGCAGAGTTAGCGTTTCGGCGGCCCCGCAGTCGGCAAGATGAACTGGAGGCGGATCGGGTTGGCCTGATTCTCTTGGCCCGCAGTAACTATGCCACGATTGGTTTACCCTCATTTTTAACGAAACTAGCCCGCAATCCGGCCCCGCCTGCGATTCTCAGTACCCACCCCGCTGCCCGTGATCGAGCCATCATTGCTGAACAACTGATTCAATCTGGCATTAACAACAACTGCCCGAATACGCCCCAAGAACTGGCCTGTGGGTTAGACAGTTCCATCTATCAGCAAGATATTCGCAGTCGTTTTAATTAA
- a CDS encoding Ycf66 family protein: MVHTVVTEDDEAMLTYLLAWAVAFGSFGLYLTAFFFPELHRKNDLILSGVGLFFALTLWIYADRLRGGLLLGETAAVVLIFWFAWQSFKYRQQLTDPKLKTDASQAQELFQAIKSVLPGQKSETDGVPTSKIAGQISEWVSKVDLDKLKGQFQGVFQKAPLPSPKAIDPSVTSEIPGSETALDEFADEIETVAEVQTTAVEVETVSPDLEDQAVTEPVAAESTEINVAAAEESSSEVDSTPPSFELQPSINTENTPPEPSVSEQPVNTEGLESFPSALENQEPTPVETDSATESPEIQAETHASQDLPVSAEPESIVRESEPEAPENHEPHDPNWPPPDPIS; the protein is encoded by the coding sequence TTGGTACACACCGTTGTCACAGAGGACGATGAGGCAATGTTGACCTATTTGCTGGCCTGGGCCGTTGCCTTTGGAAGCTTTGGCCTTTATTTAACTGCCTTCTTTTTTCCAGAATTACACCGCAAAAATGATCTGATCTTGAGCGGGGTTGGCTTGTTCTTTGCCTTGACGCTCTGGATCTATGCGGATCGCTTGCGGGGAGGACTGCTGTTGGGGGAAACGGCGGCGGTGGTGTTGATTTTCTGGTTTGCCTGGCAGAGCTTCAAATATCGGCAACAGTTAACAGACCCCAAGCTCAAAACCGATGCCTCCCAGGCCCAGGAACTCTTCCAAGCGATTAAATCCGTTCTCCCCGGCCAAAAGTCAGAGACTGATGGGGTTCCGACCAGCAAAATCGCCGGGCAAATTTCCGAATGGGTCAGCAAAGTTGATCTCGATAAGCTCAAAGGACAATTCCAAGGCGTATTCCAAAAAGCCCCGTTACCCAGCCCCAAAGCAATTGACCCCTCTGTGACATCGGAAATCCCAGGTAGCGAGACGGCTCTGGATGAGTTTGCAGACGAAATTGAAACAGTTGCCGAGGTACAAACTACAGCGGTTGAAGTTGAAACAGTTAGCCCTGATCTTGAAGATCAAGCTGTTACCGAACCTGTTGCGGCAGAGTCCACAGAAATTAATGTAGCCGCCGCAGAGGAGTCTAGCTCTGAAGTTGACAGCACTCCCCCATCCTTTGAACTGCAACCATCAATCAACACCGAAAATACCCCACCAGAACCCTCGGTATCAGAGCAGCCTGTTAACACTGAGGGCCTGGAATCTTTCCCATCTGCCCTAGAAAATCAGGAACCAACGCCTGTAGAGACTGACTCAGCCACAGAAAGTCCAGAGATTCAAGCTGAAACCCATGCCTCCCAAGATTTACCAGTCTCAGCCGAACCAGAGTCAATTGTGCGGGAGTCAGAGCCGGAAGCACCAGAAAACCATGAGCCTCATGACCCAAATTGGCCGCCCCCTGATCCAATCAGTTAA